A window of Vescimonas fastidiosa contains these coding sequences:
- a CDS encoding DegV family protein, translated as MSRPVCITYDSTCDLTPALLERFQIRTVPLTIQSGQRTFPDDGSYTALDLYADYQKDGTLPKTAAVSPEEFKNFFAPILDEGFDIVHIDISSNLSCTCQNALLAATEMEAAHRIHVVDSRQLSTGGALLALQGSKLRDQGLPAAEIAEELRRLAPLSDTSFVLDTLQFMWKGGRCSGVTALGANVLKLKPCLEMREGNLVVCKKYRGSIEKVYPQYISQRLAGKSVVEDWVFITHSGQVSEETLRELTEQVKAEAPFREVFITQAGCTVSSHCGPKTLGVLFLRKE; from the coding sequence GTGTCCAGACCCGTATGCATCACATATGACAGCACCTGCGACCTTACCCCCGCTCTGCTGGAGCGCTTCCAAATCCGTACCGTACCCCTGACCATCCAGAGCGGCCAGCGCACCTTCCCCGACGACGGCAGCTACACCGCGCTGGACCTCTATGCCGACTATCAAAAGGACGGCACCCTGCCCAAGACGGCGGCGGTAAGCCCGGAGGAATTCAAAAACTTCTTTGCCCCCATCCTGGACGAGGGCTTTGACATCGTCCATATCGACATCAGCTCCAACCTCTCCTGCACCTGTCAAAACGCCCTCCTGGCCGCCACGGAAATGGAGGCAGCCCACCGCATCCATGTGGTAGACAGCCGCCAGCTCTCCACCGGCGGGGCTCTCCTGGCCCTCCAGGGCTCCAAGCTCCGGGACCAGGGCCTGCCCGCTGCGGAGATCGCGGAGGAGCTGCGCCGTCTGGCCCCTCTCAGCGACACCAGCTTCGTCCTGGACACCCTGCAGTTCATGTGGAAGGGTGGCCGCTGCAGCGGTGTCACCGCCCTGGGTGCCAATGTGCTGAAGCTGAAGCCCTGCCTGGAAATGCGGGAGGGCAATCTGGTGGTCTGCAAGAAATACCGCGGGTCTATCGAAAAGGTCTACCCCCAGTACATCTCCCAGCGCCTTGCGGGCAAGTCCGTGGTGGAGGACTGGGTCTTTATCACCCACTCCGGCCAGGTGTCCGAAGAAACGCTGCGGGAGCTGACAGAGCAGGTCAAAGCCGAAGCCCCCTTCCGGGAGGTGTTCATCACCCAGGCCGGGTGTACCGTCTCCTCCCACTGCGGCCCCAAGACCCTGGGCGTTCTGTTTTTAAGAAAGGAATGA
- a CDS encoding response regulator transcription factor — translation MFRILVAEDDESTRLLMCEVLRQAGYEPCPACNGVEALEVMEHYQCDLAVVDITMPRMDGVAFTQTLREGNCDLPVLMVTARVTQEDKRRGFRAGCDDYMVKPVDEEEMLWRIEALLRRYRSTAERRLTVGGTVLDRSSMQVITPGGVQQLTAKEFMLLFKLLSYPRTLFTKRQLIDDIWDLDSEVDEHTVEVYISRLRERFRGSPDFELRTIRGFGYMGMPKEDENAKQ, via the coding sequence ATGTTTCGGATTTTGGTGGCGGAGGATGACGAGAGCACCCGGCTGCTGATGTGTGAGGTTTTGCGTCAGGCGGGATATGAGCCGTGCCCGGCCTGCAACGGCGTGGAGGCCCTGGAGGTGATGGAGCACTACCAGTGCGACCTGGCGGTGGTGGACATCACCATGCCCCGGATGGACGGCGTCGCCTTTACCCAGACCCTCCGGGAGGGGAACTGCGATCTGCCGGTGCTGATGGTGACGGCCCGGGTGACCCAGGAGGACAAGCGCCGGGGATTCCGGGCAGGGTGCGACGACTACATGGTAAAGCCCGTGGACGAGGAGGAAATGCTCTGGCGCATTGAGGCGCTGCTGCGGCGCTACCGCAGCACGGCGGAGCGGCGGCTGACGGTGGGCGGCACGGTTTTGGACCGCAGCTCGATGCAGGTCATCACCCCCGGAGGCGTTCAGCAGCTGACGGCCAAGGAATTTATGCTTCTATTCAAATTATTATCCTATCCCAGAACATTATTTACCAAGCGTCAGCTCATTGACGACATCTGGGATCTGGACAGCGAGGTGGATGAGCATACGGTGGAGGTATACATCTCCCGGCTGCGGGAGCGGTTCCGGGGGAGCCCGGACTTCGAGCTGCGGACCATCCGGGGGTTTGGGTACATGGGAATGCCCAAGGAGGACGAGAATGCAAAGCAGTAG
- a CDS encoding glycosyl-4,4'-diaponeurosporenoate acyltransferase CrtO family protein — protein MPPLLKGVFYLLALSLLAHPVGQALPRRWFSGDRWPWASAPFEKEGRFWRKLGVHHWKDKVPDMSRLLGDMVKKRLAPDGKTDYALLVQETCVAECVHFCLGLLSLGAFALCRSGWMVCIVAVYILLGNLPFQIIQRYNRPRLLRLMRKARKAK, from the coding sequence ATGCCGCCGCTTCTGAAAGGCGTTTTCTACCTTCTGGCCCTGAGCCTGCTGGCCCACCCCGTGGGCCAGGCCCTGCCCCGCCGCTGGTTTTCCGGTGACCGATGGCCCTGGGCCTCCGCCCCCTTTGAAAAGGAGGGCCGGTTTTGGCGCAAATTGGGCGTCCACCACTGGAAGGACAAGGTGCCGGACATGAGCCGCCTGTTGGGCGATATGGTCAAAAAGCGGCTTGCTCCCGACGGGAAAACCGACTATGCCCTCCTGGTGCAGGAGACCTGCGTGGCCGAGTGCGTCCACTTCTGCCTGGGCCTTCTGTCTCTGGGTGCCTTCGCCCTTTGCCGAAGCGGCTGGATGGTTTGCATCGTGGCCGTATACATTCTTTTGGGAAACCTCCCCTTTCAGATCATCCAGCGGTATAACCGTCCCCGGCTGCTGCGCCTTATGCGGAAAGCGAGAAAAGCAAAATGA